The Sphingomonas sanxanigenens DSM 19645 = NX02 genome includes a region encoding these proteins:
- a CDS encoding M3 family metallopeptidase, with amino-acid sequence MINANPLLADDDLPDFAAIRPEHIEPAIEVLVAEHRAAVERITASDDGSFAGVILPAERADFALTRGWQPVTHLTGVADSPALREAHAAAEARLVAYLMEAGQNRAQYDAIRRVSEAREFDRLTPAERRAVELALRGFRLSGVALEGEARDRFLAIGIELSRLGTEFGNAVLDATEAWSEHVTDAALLDGVPETDKAILAAYAAEQGLEGWLVRLRQPSLKAILWHATNRDLRYRVYRANVTRASELADDPSFDNGARIEAIMALRHEAAQLLGFADAAARSLETKMAANVDEALAFLGDLARRARPMAEAELAAARRFAADRLGIDALEPWDMSFVAEAMRRELHGVDQEAIKAYLPAPRVLEGTTALIERLYGIRLVARADVSLWNADAIFYDVLDGVGTVIAGVYLDLYARSDKRGGAWMDVCRPRFRDADRFHRPVAFLTTNFAPPAGGKPALLTHNDVVTLLHEFGHVLHHLLTEVDLPSIGGISGVEWDAVELPSQFMENFAWDRAALLSLTGHVETAEPLPDALFDRMLAARQFQAGLQLLRQIEFATFDLRLHHGFDPKDGARTLATQAAVRRDVSVFPPPEWDRFANGFTHIFAGGYAAGYYSYLWAELLSADAFELFGEQNAAGAGATAFRREILAAGASRPAADNFAAFAGRPPKIDALLRMKGLAA; translated from the coding sequence ATGATCAACGCCAACCCGCTGCTCGCCGACGACGACCTTCCCGATTTCGCCGCGATCCGCCCCGAGCATATCGAGCCGGCGATCGAGGTGCTGGTTGCCGAGCATCGCGCCGCGGTGGAGCGGATCACGGCGTCTGACGATGGCAGCTTCGCCGGCGTCATCCTGCCCGCCGAGCGCGCCGATTTCGCGCTGACGCGCGGCTGGCAGCCCGTCACCCACCTGACCGGCGTCGCCGACAGCCCGGCGCTGCGCGAGGCGCATGCCGCCGCAGAGGCCAGGCTCGTCGCCTATCTGATGGAAGCCGGGCAGAACCGCGCGCAATATGACGCGATCCGCCGTGTTTCCGAGGCCCGCGAATTCGACCGGCTGACGCCTGCGGAGCGCCGCGCGGTGGAACTGGCGCTGCGCGGCTTCCGCCTCTCCGGCGTCGCGCTGGAAGGAGAGGCGCGCGACCGCTTCCTCGCCATCGGCATCGAACTCAGCCGGCTCGGCACCGAGTTCGGCAACGCCGTGCTCGACGCGACCGAGGCGTGGAGCGAGCATGTGACCGACGCGGCGTTGCTCGATGGCGTGCCCGAGACCGACAAGGCGATCCTTGCCGCCTATGCGGCGGAGCAGGGGCTGGAGGGCTGGCTCGTCCGCCTGCGCCAGCCCAGCCTCAAGGCGATCCTGTGGCACGCCACCAACCGCGACCTGCGTTACCGGGTCTACCGCGCCAACGTCACCCGCGCCTCCGAACTGGCCGACGATCCGTCGTTCGACAATGGCGCGCGGATCGAGGCGATCATGGCGCTGCGGCATGAGGCGGCGCAACTGCTCGGCTTCGCGGATGCGGCGGCGCGCTCGCTGGAAACCAAGATGGCGGCGAATGTCGACGAGGCGCTGGCCTTCCTCGGCGATCTCGCGCGACGGGCGCGGCCGATGGCGGAAGCCGAACTCGCCGCCGCGCGCCGCTTCGCCGCCGACCGGCTGGGCATCGATGCGCTGGAGCCGTGGGACATGAGCTTCGTCGCCGAAGCGATGCGGCGCGAGTTGCACGGCGTCGACCAGGAGGCGATCAAGGCCTATCTGCCCGCGCCGCGCGTGCTGGAAGGCACCACCGCGCTGATCGAGCGGCTCTACGGCATCCGCCTCGTCGCGCGCGCGGACGTGTCGCTGTGGAACGCGGATGCGATCTTCTACGACGTGCTCGACGGGGTCGGCACGGTGATCGCCGGCGTCTATCTCGATCTCTATGCGCGGTCGGACAAGCGCGGCGGCGCGTGGATGGACGTGTGCCGCCCGCGCTTCCGCGACGCCGACCGCTTCCACCGCCCGGTCGCCTTCCTCACCACCAATTTCGCGCCGCCCGCCGGCGGCAAGCCCGCGCTGCTGACGCACAACGACGTCGTCACCCTGCTGCACGAGTTCGGCCATGTGCTGCACCATCTGCTGACCGAGGTCGACCTGCCCTCGATCGGCGGCATTTCCGGCGTGGAATGGGATGCGGTGGAACTGCCGAGCCAGTTCATGGAGAATTTCGCGTGGGACCGCGCGGCTTTGCTGTCGCTGACCGGCCATGTCGAAACCGCCGAACCGCTGCCCGACGCGCTGTTCGACAGGATGCTCGCTGCGCGCCAGTTCCAGGCCGGGCTGCAACTGCTCCGCCAGATCGAATTCGCGACCTTCGACCTGCGCCTCCACCACGGCTTCGACCCCAAGGACGGCGCCCGCACACTGGCGACGCAGGCCGCGGTGCGCCGCGACGTCTCCGTCTTCCCGCCGCCGGAGTGGGACCGTTTCGCCAACGGCTTCACCCACATCTTCGCGGGCGGCTATGCCGCGGGCTATTATTCCTACCTCTGGGCCGAACTCCTCTCTGCCGACGCCTTCGAACTGTTCGGCGAACAGAATGCCGCGGGCGCCGGCGCCACCGCCTTCCGCCGCGAGATCCTGGCCGCCGGCGCGAGCCGCCCCGCCGCGGACAATTTCGCGGCGTTCGCAGGCCGTCCGCCGAAGATCGACGCGCTGCTGCGGATGAAGGGGTTGGCGGCGTAA
- a CDS encoding ATP-binding protein, which translates to MSTNPAIDALLAAFTASGDTRLLGSALDLATGEADKRAVIAAALDADLDLPLRERLARSALDLGDALDAVALCGDERLLLPVRIDALLVAGRLAEAETDYRAAVAADPVLEDPKIDARLDEARAAAAPEAASNVIGFVHAARGLRGAERSDREEAAAARALFAEADNQVRFADVGGLEDVKKQIARRIITPFRKPSLFAKYRRKAGGGVLLFGPPGCGKTLLARATAGECEARFVNVPVIDVVDKYIGEAERKLAAIFADARRDTPTVLFFDELEALAGTRSGNANQSHVSLVSTFLAEMDGFAHNNEGVLILAATNMPWGVDSAFRRPGRFDRVQFVPPPDRVARAEILKLQLEGRPLAGDVDVDAIAAKTTGFSGADIENLVNTAVDLAIEEALASGAESPVGQRHLAEALGEVKPTTLEWLTTARNYAKYSNAGGQYDDVAAFIKAHGL; encoded by the coding sequence TTGTCCACCAACCCTGCCATCGATGCATTGCTGGCCGCCTTTACGGCCTCCGGCGACACGCGCCTCCTCGGTTCGGCGCTCGACCTCGCGACCGGCGAGGCGGACAAGCGCGCGGTGATCGCCGCGGCGCTCGACGCCGACCTCGATCTTCCGCTGCGCGAACGCCTCGCCCGCAGCGCGCTCGATCTCGGCGATGCGCTCGATGCCGTCGCACTGTGCGGCGATGAGCGCCTGCTCCTCCCCGTCCGCATCGATGCGCTGCTCGTCGCCGGCCGGCTGGCTGAGGCGGAGACCGACTATCGCGCCGCGGTCGCCGCCGATCCGGTGCTCGAGGATCCGAAGATCGACGCCCGGCTGGACGAGGCACGCGCCGCCGCAGCGCCCGAAGCCGCGTCCAACGTAATCGGTTTCGTCCATGCCGCGCGCGGCCTGCGCGGCGCCGAGCGCAGTGATCGCGAGGAGGCCGCCGCCGCCCGCGCGCTGTTCGCAGAGGCGGACAATCAGGTGCGCTTCGCCGATGTCGGCGGGCTCGAGGATGTGAAGAAGCAGATCGCCCGGCGCATCATCACGCCGTTCAGGAAGCCTTCCCTGTTCGCCAAATATCGCCGCAAGGCCGGCGGCGGCGTGCTGCTGTTCGGCCCGCCGGGCTGCGGCAAGACCCTGCTTGCGCGCGCGACCGCGGGCGAGTGCGAGGCGCGCTTCGTCAACGTGCCGGTGATCGACGTGGTCGACAAATATATCGGCGAGGCGGAGCGCAAGCTCGCCGCGATCTTCGCCGATGCCAGGCGCGACACCCCGACCGTGCTGTTCTTCGACGAGCTCGAGGCGCTGGCCGGCACCCGCAGCGGCAATGCCAACCAGAGCCATGTCAGCCTGGTCTCCACCTTCCTCGCCGAGATGGACGGCTTCGCGCACAACAATGAGGGCGTGCTGATCCTGGCCGCCACCAACATGCCGTGGGGCGTCGATTCCGCCTTCCGCCGCCCCGGCCGCTTCGATCGCGTACAGTTCGTACCGCCGCCCGACCGCGTCGCCCGCGCCGAGATCCTCAAGTTGCAGCTCGAAGGCCGGCCGCTGGCGGGCGATGTCGATGTCGACGCGATCGCCGCGAAGACCACCGGCTTTTCGGGCGCCGACATCGAGAATCTGGTCAACACCGCAGTCGACCTCGCGATCGAGGAAGCGCTCGCGTCCGGTGCGGAGAGCCCGGTCGGCCAGCGCCATCTGGCAGAAGCCCTCGGCGAGGTGAAGCCGACCACGCTCGAATGGCTGACCACCGCGCGCAACTACGCCAAATATTCGAATGCGGGCGGCCAGTATGACGACGTCGCCGCCTTCATCAAGGCGCACGGGCTGTGA
- a CDS encoding polyhydroxyalkanoic acid system family protein, producing MSNPLVIDIPHKLDRAEVRRRMAAKVGDLPKHIPGGMAEVRSSWPSEDRMNVVVSAMGQDVVCDLDVQDHLVRVSLVLPPLLGMMSGMIEAVVRERGRSVLEDKRKD from the coding sequence ATGTCAAACCCCCTCGTCATCGACATCCCCCACAAGCTCGACCGCGCCGAGGTGCGCCGCCGCATGGCTGCCAAGGTGGGCGATCTGCCGAAGCACATCCCCGGCGGCATGGCCGAGGTGCGATCGTCCTGGCCCTCCGAAGACCGGATGAACGTGGTGGTCAGCGCGATGGGGCAGGACGTGGTCTGCGACCTCGACGTGCAGGATCATCTGGTGCGCGTGAGCCTGGTGCTGCCGCCGCTGCTCGGCATGATGTCCGGCATGATCGAGGCGGTGGTGCGCGAGCGCGGGCGATCGGTGCTGGAGGACAAAAGGAAGGACTGA
- a CDS encoding tetratricopeptide repeat protein, protein MTDVGDLEKTAYKLIKNGDYEAAVKVLITLSELDSSYALLSLGWIYDSGKIGISDSRRAAKYYEKAAMLGSGSGFFELGRLRYDEGNLVESRRIFSDGSNIGDIRCLAWYGSMMAKGEGGEKNVEEAIKILEVASEGGQLIAKRVLIGLKIDSSDSLLMKLFLYMKIIPLSLLAVYEAIRDPYSDRGYR, encoded by the coding sequence ATGACCGACGTGGGCGATCTTGAGAAAACGGCATACAAGCTAATCAAAAATGGAGATTACGAGGCTGCCGTAAAAGTGTTGATAACGCTTTCTGAACTTGATTCATCCTATGCGCTTCTCAGTCTTGGATGGATTTATGACTCTGGAAAGATTGGTATTTCAGATTCACGACGTGCTGCTAAATATTATGAGAAGGCGGCGATGCTGGGATCGGGATCTGGTTTCTTCGAGCTTGGACGCTTGCGTTACGACGAAGGAAATCTAGTTGAGTCGCGCAGAATATTTTCTGATGGATCGAATATCGGTGATATTCGATGTCTGGCGTGGTATGGATCGATGATGGCAAAGGGAGAGGGGGGAGAAAAAAACGTGGAAGAAGCCATCAAAATTCTTGAGGTCGCTTCAGAAGGCGGACAATTAATCGCAAAGAGGGTTCTTATTGGCCTTAAAATTGATTCATCTGATTCATTGCTTATGAAGTTATTTCTTTACATGAAGATTATTCCTCTATCATTATTGGCTGTCTATGAGGCTATTCGAGACCCCTATTCGGATCGAGGGTATCGATGA
- a CDS encoding transposase: MARLSRIVIPGVAHHVTQRGNRRLPIFFSDDDRAAYLALVAQGIAAAGVRCLAWCLMDNHVHLVLVPEDEDGLRAALGEAHRRYTSRVNAREGWSGYLFQGRFASYPMDDAHLIAAIRYVENNPVAAGLATEAGDWRWSSARAHVAGRRVADDPLTDVAALGRHVRNWRAYLARGIEAADEAETADAIEARLRTGRPLGDPGWIADMETQTGRALAPRKRGPKPKAES, translated from the coding sequence ATGGCCCGCCTCTCCCGCATCGTCATTCCCGGTGTCGCGCACCATGTCACCCAGCGCGGCAACCGGCGGCTTCCGATCTTCTTCTCGGACGATGACCGCGCCGCCTATCTGGCTTTGGTCGCGCAGGGCATTGCCGCCGCCGGCGTGCGCTGCCTCGCCTGGTGCCTAATGGACAATCATGTCCATCTCGTGCTGGTGCCGGAAGATGAGGACGGGTTGCGCGCGGCGCTCGGCGAGGCGCATCGCCGCTACACCAGCCGTGTGAATGCCCGCGAGGGGTGGAGCGGCTATCTGTTCCAGGGCCGCTTCGCCAGCTATCCGATGGACGACGCCCATCTCATCGCCGCGATCCGCTATGTCGAGAACAACCCCGTCGCCGCGGGGCTGGCGACGGAGGCGGGCGACTGGCGCTGGTCGAGCGCGCGGGCGCATGTCGCCGGCAGGCGCGTCGCCGACGATCCGCTGACCGATGTCGCCGCCCTCGGCCGCCACGTACGCAACTGGCGCGCCTATCTGGCGCGCGGCATCGAAGCCGCGGACGAGGCCGAAACCGCCGACGCGATCGAGGCCCGCCTCCGCACCGGCCGCCCGCTCGGCGACCCCGGCTGGATCGCCGACATGGAGACGCAGACGGGCCGCGCGCTCGCACCGCGCAAGCGCGGTCCGAAGCCGAAGGCGGAGAGTTAA
- the ychF gene encoding redox-regulated ATPase YchF, producing the protein MGFRCGIVGLPNVGKSTLFNALTETAAAQAANYPFCTIEPNVGQVAVPDPRLTRLAEIAGSQKIIETQLGFVDIAGLVRGASKGEGLGNQFLGNIREVDAIVHVLRCFENDDIQHVDNKVDPIADAETVETELMLSDLESLEKRVPAFAKKAAQGDKEAKVAASVLGQALELLREGKPARLTQPRDEEEARVLLQAQLLTAKPVLYVCNVEEESAADGNAQSARVFEKAKAEGAQAVVVSAAIEAEIATMDPEDRAVFLADLGLEETGLARVIRAGYALLDLLTFFTCGPKETRAWTIPVGSKAPQAAGAIHSDFERGFIRAETIAYEDYIQFKGEAGARDNGKLRSEGKEYVVKDGDVLLFRFNV; encoded by the coding sequence ATGGGTTTTCGCTGCGGCATCGTCGGCCTGCCGAACGTCGGCAAGTCCACCCTCTTCAACGCGCTCACCGAGACCGCGGCGGCGCAGGCGGCGAACTATCCCTTCTGCACGATCGAGCCCAATGTCGGACAGGTCGCGGTGCCCGATCCGCGCCTGACCAGGCTGGCGGAGATCGCCGGTTCGCAGAAGATCATCGAGACGCAGCTCGGCTTCGTCGACATCGCCGGGCTGGTGCGCGGCGCCAGCAAGGGCGAGGGCCTGGGCAACCAGTTCCTCGGCAACATCCGCGAGGTGGACGCGATCGTCCATGTGCTGCGCTGCTTCGAGAATGACGACATCCAGCATGTCGACAACAAGGTCGATCCGATCGCCGACGCCGAGACGGTCGAGACCGAGCTGATGCTGTCGGACCTCGAGAGCCTCGAAAAGCGCGTGCCGGCCTTCGCCAAGAAGGCGGCGCAGGGCGACAAGGAGGCGAAGGTCGCGGCCTCCGTGCTCGGCCAGGCGCTCGAACTGCTGCGCGAGGGCAAGCCCGCCCGGCTGACCCAGCCCAGGGACGAGGAGGAAGCGCGCGTGCTGCTGCAGGCGCAGCTCCTCACCGCCAAGCCGGTGCTCTATGTCTGCAACGTCGAGGAAGAGAGCGCGGCGGACGGCAATGCCCAGTCGGCGCGCGTGTTCGAGAAGGCGAAGGCCGAGGGCGCGCAGGCGGTGGTGGTCTCCGCCGCGATCGAGGCCGAGATCGCGACGATGGATCCGGAAGATCGCGCCGTGTTCCTGGCAGACCTCGGCCTCGAGGAAACCGGCCTCGCCCGCGTGATCCGCGCCGGCTATGCGCTGCTCGACCTGCTGACCTTCTTCACCTGCGGCCCCAAGGAAACCCGCGCCTGGACGATCCCGGTGGGCTCCAAGGCACCGCAGGCCGCGGGTGCGATCCACTCCGATTTCGAACGCGGCTTCATCCGCGCCGAGACGATCGCCTATGAGGATTATATCCAGTTCAAGGGCGAAGCCGGCGCGCGCGACAACGGCAAGCTGCGGTCCGAAGGCAAGGAGTATGTCGTCAAGGATGGCGACGTGCTGTTGTTCCGGTTCAACGTGTGA
- a CDS encoding Hsp70 family protein translates to MPSAPAPALGLDFGTTNSVAAIAGADGQSRLVELEGKPATGAVFRSALCFWHDDGPRGGLAHEAGPWAIAEYLEFPADSRFIQSFKSVAASTAFEHATVFEKRFRFEDLGRMFLDRMVAHAGGALDARPARIVVGRPVEYVGARPDAALARQRYDLMFEAFGTEIHYVFEPLGAAFSYASRLTEPATILVADFGGGTSDFSVVRIAAPGAARRCEPLGSAGIGIAGDRFDYRIVDRLVLPLLGKGGTYRSFDKLLEIPRGWFADFADWSRLALMRNRKTLDALGRLQRTATDGDAIGRMIAVIENELGYALYDAVGATKRALSSDTQAEFRFAGGGLDIAADVTRADFEGWIAEDLARIEATVDEALTRAGVAPGAIDRVFLTGGSSLIPAIRRIFQTRFGDARIATGGELTSIAHGLALIGQEPDVGAWAA, encoded by the coding sequence ATGCCCAGCGCCCCCGCCCCCGCCCTGGGGCTCGACTTCGGCACGACCAACAGCGTCGCCGCGATCGCCGGCGCGGACGGCCAGTCGCGGCTCGTCGAACTCGAGGGAAAGCCCGCGACCGGCGCGGTGTTCCGCTCCGCACTGTGCTTCTGGCACGACGATGGCCCGCGCGGCGGGCTCGCGCATGAGGCCGGGCCCTGGGCGATCGCCGAATATCTCGAATTTCCCGCCGACAGCCGCTTCATCCAGTCGTTCAAGTCGGTGGCCGCCAGCACGGCGTTCGAACATGCCACCGTGTTCGAGAAGCGCTTCCGCTTCGAGGACCTCGGCCGCATGTTCCTCGACCGGATGGTGGCCCACGCCGGCGGCGCGCTCGATGCGCGGCCGGCGCGGATCGTGGTCGGGCGGCCGGTGGAATATGTCGGCGCACGGCCCGATGCCGCGCTCGCCCGCCAGCGCTACGATCTGATGTTCGAAGCGTTCGGCACCGAGATCCATTATGTGTTCGAGCCGCTGGGCGCCGCGTTCAGCTATGCCTCGCGCCTCACCGAGCCCGCCACCATCCTCGTCGCCGATTTCGGCGGCGGCACGAGCGACTTCTCGGTCGTCCGCATCGCCGCCCCCGGCGCCGCGCGGCGCTGCGAACCGCTGGGTTCGGCGGGCATCGGCATCGCCGGGGACCGCTTCGACTATCGCATCGTCGACCGGCTGGTGCTGCCGCTGCTCGGCAAGGGCGGCACCTATCGATCGTTCGACAAGCTGCTGGAGATCCCGCGCGGCTGGTTCGCCGACTTCGCCGACTGGTCCCGCCTCGCGCTGATGCGCAACCGCAAGACGCTGGACGCGCTGGGCCGGCTGCAGCGCACCGCCACCGACGGCGACGCGATCGGCCGGATGATCGCGGTGATCGAGAATGAGCTCGGCTATGCGCTCTACGACGCGGTGGGCGCCACCAAGCGCGCGCTTTCCAGCGACACCCAGGCCGAATTCCGCTTCGCCGGCGGCGGGCTGGACATCGCCGCGGACGTGACCCGCGCCGATTTCGAAGGCTGGATCGCCGAGGATCTGGCGCGCATCGAAGCGACGGTGGACGAGGCGCTGACCCGCGCGGGCGTCGCGCCGGGCGCGATCGACCGCGTGTTCCTGACCGGCGGCTCCTCGCTGATCCCGGCGATCCGGCGCATCTTCCAGACGCGCTTCGGCGACGCGCGCATCGCGACGGGCGGCGAACTGACCTCCATCGCGCACGGCCTCGCACTGATCGGGCAGGAGCCGGATGTGGGAGCATGGGCGGCTTAG
- a CDS encoding tetratricopeptide repeat protein codes for MDPYQMAMDRAELLMRAGNSHAAIEPLRDALTVAPDQAYPHLLLARALRLGNRLAGARYEAERAIEHAPTWNATHLELAHVLLLEQRNKAALAAVDHAIELDPQEAYGHLLRAKLLRIAGRRAEAATSLDQALTLAPNAPDILAEMGYAALEQGRIETVEDAARRILSLSPHHSEGLVLMGHVQLARGDTAEALRLALAALSQAPNDLDALSLLASAKMKGNPVGGLWWRWNRFLVKLGQARAIFFIVGLWVLFRWAVLAADDFGLPPETEMVLTVLYLGFVIYTISASVIVSRMIQKEVQRVRLRPDF; via the coding sequence ATGGATCCCTATCAGATGGCGATGGACCGCGCCGAACTGCTGATGCGCGCGGGCAATAGCCATGCCGCGATCGAACCGCTGCGCGACGCGCTGACCGTGGCGCCCGACCAGGCCTATCCGCACCTGCTGCTGGCGCGCGCGCTGCGGCTCGGGAACCGGCTGGCGGGCGCCCGCTACGAAGCGGAGCGCGCGATCGAGCATGCCCCGACCTGGAACGCGACGCATCTCGAACTGGCGCATGTGCTGCTGCTCGAACAGCGCAACAAGGCGGCGCTGGCGGCGGTGGACCATGCGATCGAACTCGACCCGCAGGAAGCCTATGGCCATCTGCTGCGCGCCAAGCTGCTGCGCATCGCCGGCCGCCGCGCCGAGGCCGCGACCAGCCTCGATCAGGCGCTGACGCTCGCGCCCAATGCGCCCGACATACTCGCCGAGATGGGCTATGCCGCGCTCGAGCAGGGCCGCATCGAGACCGTCGAGGACGCCGCGCGCCGCATCCTGAGCCTCAGCCCGCACCACAGCGAAGGGCTGGTGCTGATGGGTCACGTCCAGCTCGCGCGCGGCGACACCGCCGAGGCGCTGCGCCTCGCGCTGGCCGCGCTGTCACAGGCGCCCAACGATCTCGACGCGCTGTCGCTGCTCGCCTCCGCCAAGATGAAGGGCAATCCGGTGGGCGGGCTGTGGTGGCGCTGGAACCGCTTCCTCGTGAAGCTGGGCCAGGCGCGCGCGATCTTCTTCATCGTCGGGCTGTGGGTGCTGTTCCGCTGGGCGGTGCTCGCGGCCGATGATTTCGGCCTGCCGCCGGAGACCGAGATGGTGCTGACCGTACTGTATCTGGGGTTCGTGATCTACACGATCTCGGCGAGCGTGATCGTCAGCCGGATGATCCAGAAGGAAGTGCAGCGGGTAAGGCTGCGGCCGGATTTCTGA